The Flammeovirga yaeyamensis genome segment ACTTTTTTTATTGGTCGTTGGGTCGGTACTCTTGGATTGGCAGGGATTTCTGTTGTTTCCCCTTTAATTTTAATGATTCAATCCATTGGAATGTCGGTAGGTATGGGTGGAGCCGCTCTTATTTCAAGTGCACTAGGTGGAAAAAACAGGCAAAAGGCAAATGAGGTTTTAGGGAATCAAGTGATCATAGCTGTAGGGTTAACGATTATTGCAGTTGGCATCGGCTTTTTCTTTGAAAGAGAGTTATTGCTGTTTTTTGGAGCAAACGGTGATATATACCCTTATGCTGAATCCTATTTTAATATCATTTTATGGGGAATGCCATTTTTAACCTGGTCAATGGTAGTCAACAATGCGGTAAGATCAGAGGGGCATGCAAAAACAGCCATGTTCGCTATGGTAGTACCTAGTGTTTGTAACATTATACTAGACCCGATATTTATTATAGGATTAGATATGGGAATGGAAGGGGCAGCATATGCTACCCTAATATCATATTTCATAGGATTCTTTTTTCTAGTCATTTTCTTCCTTAGAGGGAAGACGCACTTAAGTCTTGCCTCTAAATACTTAAAATATCAACAAAAAATTGTCAATGAAATTTTGGCTCTTGGGTCAGCTTCTTTTGCTAGACAAGCAGCTTCAAGTGTTATTGCAATTATACTTAATCACATACTTTTTGAACATGGAGGAGAAGTTAGTGTTGCTGTTTACGGCGTTGTGAGTAGGCTTTTCTTATTGGCTACATTTCCAATCATTGGTTTAGGGCAGGGTTTATTGACAATTTGCAGCTTTAATTATGGAGCTGGTAAATATCAAAGAGTGAAGGACACCGTAACCAATGGAATAAAATACGGCGTGATTGTCAATAGTATTATTGTGGTTTTAGTCTTTTTCTTTGATGAAGAACTCACAAGTTTATTTACCAAAGACCAACAGTTAATCCAAGAAAGTATTCCAGCAATGTGGGGTGTGATGGCTGCACTTCCCATTATTACTATTGGTATAACAGCAAGTATGTTTGCACAAGCTTTGGCTAAAGCAAGGGATGCTTTATTATTGACTTTATTAAGACAATTGTTTTTTAGAATACCATTTGTATACATTTTTTCTCATTTCTGGGGAGTAACAGGAACTTGGGTATCTTTTTTCTTTTCAGACTTGGTATCCATCGCTTTTGCTGCTGTATATTTAAAAAGAGAATTAAAAAAATTATCAAAAAAAATATCTATTTCTGATGAGTAATATAAAAGATAAAATTATCCACGAAGTTAAAAAAACGTTTTTAGTCACTGCCTATTTTGCTGTTGGCTTAAACTTACTGGTTATTATAGCGGTTTTAATTTCAGATAAGATTGATTTTAAAATTGGATATATAGGTGCAGCGACCTTTTCAGCAGCACTTACAGGTAAAGTAGTGGTAATTTTAGAATCTGTCGGAATTGACCTAAAACTAAAACGTACAAAGCTGTTGAATATAGTAATGATGAAATCTATACTATATACTGTAGTTATTTTCCTGACAATATTAGTTGAGGATGTGTTGAAGGGAATGATATCAGATGATTTATCCTTTAGTGAAGTGATAAAACATATTATTCATTCTTTCGAAAGTGACTTCTTTTTGGGTAGAGCAATATATATGTTCGTTCTATTTGGAATGTATCATTTCATATTCGAGGTAGATAAATTCTTGGGTGCAACAGAACTATTTGATATGGTCTTCTCTCGTTTTTATGAACCTAAAGAAAAAGAGTTTGTGGTAATGCATGTACGTTGGGAATTTACTACGGATCAATTGCTAGAAAAAATGGAAGAAATGCAACAGTTCTCTTATTTATTAAATCAAAGCCTTTTTAAACATAAAGGAATGATTGATAGATACGATTTAGATGGTGTTTATTGTGTTTGGGAGAATTCTCCTTCAGATAAATATGAAAAACATGCTGAGGATTTCTTTAAAAATTTAGAGGAATTAGAAGATAAATGTAAAGTATCTAATATAAGGGCAGCTTATACTACAGATAGAATTGATCTTGCGGAAGTAGGTGGATTTTTAAAGAAAGAAATTTTGAGAGTAGGCGATGCCTTTAATAAAGTGGAAGAGGCAACTAAACCTAGTGCAGGAATTCCTCTTAGAAAAGTTAGCTAGTGGGCGATATCACAGATTTCATTTTCCCATTCAAATTCAATGGTCACATGATGAATCTGATCTTCGCTAGTAATTCGTCGAATATCTTTTTTTATTGAAGCGACTTGATTTTTATCAAGGTCTTTATCTATGACTAAATGTAGGCTCATGATATTAAATTCACCATCTAAAGACCAAATGTGTAGATCATGAAGATCTTTGACTCCCTGAAGCGATCGAATTTGTTTCACAATTTTCTTCTGATCAACATTTGCGGGAGCAGCTTGAAGAAAGATGGGGAGAATAGAAAAAAGGTTTTTTACTGCGTTATATAGAATATAAACAGCAATACAAGTAGATAAAATAGGGTCGATTATCGGCAAGTTGATAAAATACATTACAATGGCTCCGATTAGAACGGCCACCCAGCCTAAAGTATCCTCTAACAAATGAAGCATCATTACTCTTTGATTTGCTGAGTTTTTATTTTTCATCAATTTAAAAACCGCAGATCCATTGATGATGACACCAAGTATACCAAAAAATATCATCCCTTTTACGTCTACCTCTTCAGGCTCAATAATCCTTGGAATACTTTTAGAAAGCATGATGATCGAACCTGTTGTTAGGACAATCACATTGATGATGGCAGATAGAGTGGAATAACGTCTGTAGCCATATGTGTAAGTCGGATTTTCTTTTTTATTGGAATATCGTTCGAAGAAATAACCCAGTCCTATTGCAATAGTATCTCCAAGGTCGTGTATAGCATCTGATAATATGGCTACGGAATTTGTAAGTGCACCCCCTATAAATTCGATAATGGTAAAGAAAAGGTTTAGGGCAAAAGCCCATCCTATATTAGAAGTGTTATCTTGATGTTGACCATGTGAATGATGATGACCTTGGTGTTTCATATATAATCAGTTTAAATACAGACAATTTAATAAAAACTTACATGAGCTTCTAACCATTGTCGAAAATATATTATGGTACTGAGTTATTTTATATTCATTCTATAAACAAACCCTTTTATAAAAATAGGTGTAGTTATTACGTTAGTAGTAAAGCGAAATTTCGCAAAACGACAAGTTACGCTAAGTGAGAAATTTCATTCTTAAACGATTCATAATGAAGTGAAAAAGTGTATTTTTTTAAAAACTTTTTTCAAAAAAAAACCGTTAAAAAATCGTGTGTAAAACATTGTTTTTGTGGTGTTTAAGGTGTTTGAATCATTGTGAATTTCATTTTGATGACCACCATCACCAAAACAGTTTTTACCCCAAAACATATTTGTAACATCACAAAGAGAAAATCTCACAATCAAAAAGAATATGGGTTATTCATCACCAAAAGATATTTTAAATAACATCAGAAATGGTGCATTGCAAAAAGGCGGGATGTCCGTTCAACAATTACTAGTTTTTGGTTTCCTTGGAGGTGCATATGTTGCTTTCGGTTTCCTTTTAGCTATTGTAGTTGGAGGTGGAATGCCAGGGATTGCAGCAGAGAATCCTGGACTAGCAAAGTTTGCAATGGGTGCTGTATTCCCAGTAGGACTAATTTTGTGTATCGTAGCTGGAGCAGAACTATTTACTTCTAGTACTGCAATGATGACAGTTTCGGTTTTCTCTAAAGATCAGCAACTATCAAAGCTAGGTAAGGTTTGGGTGTTTGGTTACTTAGGTAACTTCATTGGTTCTTTATTTGTAGCTTATTTTATAACGACATTGACAGGTGTTGTCGATGCGCAAGTGTTTCATGATGCGCTATTGAATGTAGCTCATCACAAAGTGGGTAATCCATTTTACAAAACGTTCTTCAAAGCAGTGGGTGCCAATTGGCTAGTGTGTTTGGCCGCTTGGCAGGCCTATGCTGCTAAAGACATTACGGGCAAAGTATTAGGTATTTGGTTCCCAGTAATGACATTCGTAACATTTGGTTTTGAACACTGTATTGCCAATATGTATGTAATTCCAGCAGCTATCTTTAATGGTGCTGATATTACTTGGGTTGACTTTATAGTTACAAACCTAATTCCAGCAACAATAGGTAATATTGTTGGAGGAGCATTCTTCGTAGGAACGATATACTGGTGGATGTTTGTGAAGCCAGAATCTGAAAAAGAAGAAAAACAAATTGAAAAGGAATTGATTAAACAATAGTGTAGATCATTATTTAACATCAATTTATTTAATAAATTCAAATTTCTCGATCTAATTGTGAAAAATCACCGTTAGTGAATGAGAAGATTGTAAAGAAAAACAAAAATTATATAACATGGAAAACGCTGTAAAGAACTCTCAGTTTCAAGGAACAACATGGAAAAACGAAGTAAATGTTTATGACTTCGTAATTAATAATGTTACACCTTACTACGGAGATTCTTCATTTTTAGCTGAAGCGACTGAAGCAACTAAAAAACTTTGGGATATCTGTTTAGCAGGTATGAAAGAAGAAAGAGAAAATGATGGTTGCCGTGACATCGATACGGATACAATCTCAACTGTTACTTCTCACAAACCTGGTTACATCAACAAGGATCTTGAAACAATCGTAGGTTTACAAACTGACGAGTTGTTGAAAAGAGCTATGAAACCATTCGGTGGTTATAGAGTAGTTAAAAACGCTGTTGAAGAAAAAGGTAAAACTGTTAATCCAGCAGTTGAAAACGTTTTCCATTATGCTAAAGATCACAACAACCAAGTGTTCTCAGCATATGATAAAGAAATCAGAACTTACCGTTCATTAGGTATCCTAACTGGTCTTCCTGATAACTATGCACGTGGTCGTATCATTGGTGACTACCGTCGTTTAGCTTTATACGGTACTGACTTTTTGATCGCTCAAAAACAAGCAGATCACGCAGCAATCGAAGATGGTTTAATCTTAGGTTCAGGTGCTGATATTGCTGAGCAAATTCAATTAAGAGAAGAAATCTCTTCTCAAGTGTCTGCTTTGAAAGATATCGCTACTATGGCGGCATCTTATGGTTGTGACGTTACTCGTCCAGCTCAAAATGCTAAAGAAGCTGTTCAAGCAGTTTACTTTGCATACTTAGCAGCAGTAAAAGAACAAGATGGTGCAGCAATGTCACTTGGTAACGTTTCTTCATTCTTGGATATCTATATCCAAAAAGATATTGAAGAAGGTACTATCAACGAAGTTGAAGCACAAGAATATATCGACCACTTCGTAATGAAGTTACGTATGGTTCGTCACCTTCGTCCTGGTGCATATGACGAAATCTTCGGTGGTGACCCAACTTGGATTACTGAAGCGATTGGTGGTGTATACCACGATGGTCGTACTAAAGTAACTAAGTCATCATTCAGATTCTTACAAACACTTTATAACTTAGGTGCATCTCCAGAGCCAAACTTAACTGTACTTTGGTCTAACGAGTTACCTCAAGGATTTAAAGATTTCTGTTCTCAAGTATCTATCGATACTTCATCAATCCAATATGAGAATGATGACTTGATGAGACCAAACAGAGGTTCTGATGACTACGGTATCGCATGTTGTGTATCTTACCAAGAAATCGGTAAGCGTATCCAATTCTTCGGTGCTCGTACAAACTTACCTAAAGCGTTATTGATGGCTATCAACGCTGGTCACGATGAGAACAAAAACGTTCTTGTTGCAGATGATATCGATTCAATGACAGGTGATGAGTACTTGGATTACGACAAAGTAATGACGCAATTCAAGAAAACAATGGTAGATGTTGCTCGTGTTTATGTGAAAACAATGAACATCATTCACTACATGCACGACAAGCACTATTACGAAAAAGCTCAATTCGCATTCTTGGACACTAATCCAGGTATCGATATGGCTTATGGTGCAGCAGGTATCTCAATCATTGCCGATTCATTATCAGCAATTAAGAATGCTAAAGTGAAGCCTATCCGTGACGAAAATGGTTTAGCTGTAGATTTCGAAATCGAAGGTGACTTCCCTAAATATGGTAACGACATCGACGAAGTAGATAACATCGCTAAAGAAATTTCTCATATCTTCTTCACTGAGTTAGCTAAGCACAAAACTTACCGTAACGCAGTTCCTACAATGTCATTATTGACAATTACTTCGAACGTAATGTATGGTAAGAAAACTGGTGCTACTCCTGACGGTCGTAAGGCGGGTGAGCCATTCGCTCCAGGTGCTAACCCAATGCACGGTCGTGACACTAACGGTGCTGTTGCTTCATTGAACTCAGTAGCTAAGTTAGACTACAACGATGCGCAAGATGGTATCTCTAACACATTCTCAATCGTTCCTAAATCTTTAGGTTCTGATCGTGATACTCAAGTGAAAAACCTAGTAACTATGATGGATGGTTACTTCGCTGAAGAAGGCGGTATGGCACACCACTTGAACGTGAACGTGTTAAACAGAGAAACACTAATGGATGCTTACGAAAATCCTGAGAACTATCCTCAGTTAACAATCCGTGTATCGGGTTACGCTGTGAACTTCATCAGATTATCAAGAGCTCACCAATTAGAGGTAATTCAAAGAACATTCCACGAGTCTATGTAATACATAGTTGGATTTCTTTACATGATATATCAAAGGTCATTTCTTCGGAAATGGCCTTTTTTTGTTTAGATGATTTAGGTTGTATTATAATCATCAATTATATAGTAAATTCGACTTACTTGTCTGTTATCATCTGACAACAACCAAATTATATCAAATACTCAAACAGTTCTCATAATGTCTATTTCAAAGAAAATAGAAGCTTATATTTATAATAATGTTGAGAAAGTACATTTGTATCGAACAATAGCCATTCTTGCTTTCTCATTTTTTACCGTCAATTATTTTAAAATTCCTCATGGGTCTTGGGTATGTATCACTGTAGTGGTTTTGTTAGGGCCGTATCCAGAATTTGGAGGGATAATTCATAGAGTAAAACAAAGAATATTGGGCACCATTGCAGCATCCATTTCTGGAGTGGCTATGATCTTCTTTTTCCATAACAACTTATGGATGCAAACCATCTTTTTAATCGCTTGGATACCATTAATGGCTGCTCTTTTTAAAAAATATCCATATTCTTACTTGGTATGTATTTTCACTGTCGTAATTGTATTAGGAGTTACTGAAGACAAGACGATTGATAGTGCTTTATGGAGAGTAGGGAATATTATGGCAGGGGGATTAATCACATTAATTTTCTCTTTGATTTTTCCCGTAAGAGGAATTAAAGAATTAAGACTCGAAATGGCAGAGAGTATTTTGATGATCGATAAATTATATACATCCACCATAAAAGGAGAGTTTGCACACAAAGAATACTTAGATGATATGACTTTGGTGTTTAACTCTTTAAGGAAACAAAGGAAAACATATGAGCATGTCACAAAAGAAAGCAAACATTTTAAATTAAACCGTCAGGAACTTGAGAATATTACCGTTGTGATGCGGAAAATGAGTTCTATTGTAGAACTGTTGAATTCAAGTACGATAGCTTCTGAGATCGGGAATAAGTATATCAGTCAATTGTATTCCATTCAAGAAAAACGAGCGTTCTTTACTGAGCGAATGCAAAATATAGCGAAGCAATTAAAAGACAATACCTACACCTCTCCTGAAGAAACAGTGATCAGACTAACTTCCTCCAGAGAAGAATTAGATAAGTTGTATCAAGAAAATGATGACGAGCACACGCCTTTGAGCCCATATAGTTATGTTTGGCTTAACTATCAATATGGTCTGCAATTATTCAAATTAGAACAAAGTGTTTATAAGGTATTCAATAATTAATTTTCTAACTTTTTATTGATTTCAGATCTTACATCTTGAAGATGATGTAGCGCGAGTTTTTTATAATGCATGGATAAATTTCTAACCATGATGATTTTATCCATATACAGTAACAATTTGTTTTTATCATTTACTGAAAGTGATAAAGGGTGTTTAATATCTAATAATTCACCTTTTTTCGAGTATATGAAATCTTTTGATAGAATATCACTAATTCTAAAGAAGTAATTTTGATGTAATTGATTTTCAGGTGATTTGTCTTCGCTTTCTAGACACATTTTTAGATAATACTCATAAAGTAGAATGACTTTATTTCTAAGCTCATCATTGTCGATAATTTCAACACCATTCTCTTTTAATGATTCATACCCTGAAACATTTAGAACTAGCAAATCTTTTGTAGTGAGCAAGAGTTGTTGAATAGGGAACTTCCCTTCTGCCTTCTTATTCTTTTCGGTGATTAACTTTTTAAAATATATTGCTGCCTCAATGCCTACAGAATCAGAATAAATAAATTGTTTGAGTTGCTCTTGATCCAATTCTAGCCC includes the following:
- a CDS encoding MATE family efflux transporter; its protein translation is MAASTDLGKDNIKQLLFKMSVPAAAGMMVMVIYQMADTFFIGRWVGTLGLAGISVVSPLILMIQSIGMSVGMGGAALISSALGGKNRQKANEVLGNQVIIAVGLTIIAVGIGFFFERELLLFFGANGDIYPYAESYFNIILWGMPFLTWSMVVNNAVRSEGHAKTAMFAMVVPSVCNIILDPIFIIGLDMGMEGAAYATLISYFIGFFFLVIFFLRGKTHLSLASKYLKYQQKIVNEILALGSASFARQAASSVIAIILNHILFEHGGEVSVAVYGVVSRLFLLATFPIIGLGQGLLTICSFNYGAGKYQRVKDTVTNGIKYGVIVNSIIVVLVFFFDEELTSLFTKDQQLIQESIPAMWGVMAALPIITIGITASMFAQALAKARDALLLTLLRQLFFRIPFVYIFSHFWGVTGTWVSFFFSDLVSIAFAAVYLKRELKKLSKKISISDE
- a CDS encoding cation diffusion facilitator family transporter, which translates into the protein MKHQGHHHSHGQHQDNTSNIGWAFALNLFFTIIEFIGGALTNSVAILSDAIHDLGDTIAIGLGYFFERYSNKKENPTYTYGYRRYSTLSAIINVIVLTTGSIIMLSKSIPRIIEPEEVDVKGMIFFGILGVIINGSAVFKLMKNKNSANQRVMMLHLLEDTLGWVAVLIGAIVMYFINLPIIDPILSTCIAVYILYNAVKNLFSILPIFLQAAPANVDQKKIVKQIRSLQGVKDLHDLHIWSLDGEFNIMSLHLVIDKDLDKNQVASIKKDIRRITSEDQIHHVTIEFEWENEICDIAH
- a CDS encoding formate/nitrite transporter family protein, with translation MGYSSPKDILNNIRNGALQKGGMSVQQLLVFGFLGGAYVAFGFLLAIVVGGGMPGIAAENPGLAKFAMGAVFPVGLILCIVAGAELFTSSTAMMTVSVFSKDQQLSKLGKVWVFGYLGNFIGSLFVAYFITTLTGVVDAQVFHDALLNVAHHKVGNPFYKTFFKAVGANWLVCLAAWQAYAAKDITGKVLGIWFPVMTFVTFGFEHCIANMYVIPAAIFNGADITWVDFIVTNLIPATIGNIVGGAFFVGTIYWWMFVKPESEKEEKQIEKELIKQ
- the pflB gene encoding formate C-acetyltransferase — its product is MENAVKNSQFQGTTWKNEVNVYDFVINNVTPYYGDSSFLAEATEATKKLWDICLAGMKEERENDGCRDIDTDTISTVTSHKPGYINKDLETIVGLQTDELLKRAMKPFGGYRVVKNAVEEKGKTVNPAVENVFHYAKDHNNQVFSAYDKEIRTYRSLGILTGLPDNYARGRIIGDYRRLALYGTDFLIAQKQADHAAIEDGLILGSGADIAEQIQLREEISSQVSALKDIATMAASYGCDVTRPAQNAKEAVQAVYFAYLAAVKEQDGAAMSLGNVSSFLDIYIQKDIEEGTINEVEAQEYIDHFVMKLRMVRHLRPGAYDEIFGGDPTWITEAIGGVYHDGRTKVTKSSFRFLQTLYNLGASPEPNLTVLWSNELPQGFKDFCSQVSIDTSSIQYENDDLMRPNRGSDDYGIACCVSYQEIGKRIQFFGARTNLPKALLMAINAGHDENKNVLVADDIDSMTGDEYLDYDKVMTQFKKTMVDVARVYVKTMNIIHYMHDKHYYEKAQFAFLDTNPGIDMAYGAAGISIIADSLSAIKNAKVKPIRDENGLAVDFEIEGDFPKYGNDIDEVDNIAKEISHIFFTELAKHKTYRNAVPTMSLLTITSNVMYGKKTGATPDGRKAGEPFAPGANPMHGRDTNGAVASLNSVAKLDYNDAQDGISNTFSIVPKSLGSDRDTQVKNLVTMMDGYFAEEGGMAHHLNVNVLNRETLMDAYENPENYPQLTIRVSGYAVNFIRLSRAHQLEVIQRTFHESM
- a CDS encoding FUSC family protein, whose translation is MSISKKIEAYIYNNVEKVHLYRTIAILAFSFFTVNYFKIPHGSWVCITVVVLLGPYPEFGGIIHRVKQRILGTIAASISGVAMIFFFHNNLWMQTIFLIAWIPLMAALFKKYPYSYLVCIFTVVIVLGVTEDKTIDSALWRVGNIMAGGLITLIFSLIFPVRGIKELRLEMAESILMIDKLYTSTIKGEFAHKEYLDDMTLVFNSLRKQRKTYEHVTKESKHFKLNRQELENITVVMRKMSSIVELLNSSTIASEIGNKYISQLYSIQEKRAFFTERMQNIAKQLKDNTYTSPEETVIRLTSSREELDKLYQENDDEHTPLSPYSYVWLNYQYGLQLFKLEQSVYKVFNN